A single region of the Triticum dicoccoides isolate Atlit2015 ecotype Zavitan chromosome 2B, WEW_v2.0, whole genome shotgun sequence genome encodes:
- the LOC119366064 gene encoding 4-hydroxy-tetrahydrodipicolinate synthase 1, chloroplastic isoform X2, whose product MPYLQPPRPHPHPHPTSRLSRASPPSPFPFFPAGTSRSGRLQPVPVSGHSASRTSTDGIKSLRLITAVKTPYLPDGRFDLEAYDSLINTQINGGAEGVIVGGTTGEGHLMSWDEHIMLIGHTVNCFGANIKVIGNTGSNSTREAVHATEQGFAVGMHAALHVNPYYGKTSTEGLISHFKEVLPMGPTIIYNVPSRTSQDIPPPVIEALSCYSNMAGVKECVGHERVKCYTDKGISIWSGNDDECHDSRWKYGATGVISVASNLVPGLMHSLMFEGENAALNEKLLPLMKWLFCEPNPIGLNTALAQLGVVRPVFRLPYTPLPLEKRVEFVRIVEAIGRENFVGQKESRVLDDDDFVLISRY is encoded by the exons ATGCCGtacctccagcccccgcgcccccacccccacccccacccgaccTCCCGCCTCTCGCgcgcgtcgccgccgtcgccgttccCGTTCTTCCCCGCCGGGACATCGCGCTCCGGTCGTCTCCAACCCGTCCCAGTCTCCGGCCACTCGGCCTCGAG GACATCAACAGATGGAATCAAAAGCCTCAGACTAATCACAGCGGTCAAAACCCCCTATTTGCCAGATGGAAGATTTGATCTTGAAGCATACGATTCTCTGATAAACACGCAAATAAATGGCGGTGCGGAAGGTGTAATAGTTGGAGGAACAACAGGAGAAGGTCACCTCATGAGCTGGGATGAGCACATCATGCTCATCGGGCATACTGTTAACTGCTTTGGAGCCAACATTAAAGTGATAGGCAACACGGGAAGTAACTCAACCAGAGAAGCTGTTCACGCGACAGAGCAGGGATTTGCTGTTGGCATGCATGCAGCTCTTCATGTCAATCCTTACTACGGGAAGACCTCAACTGAAGGCCTGATCTCTCATTTTAAGGAAGTCCTCCCGATGGGCCCAACAATCATTTACAACGTGCCATCCAGGACAAGTCAGGACATACCTCCACCAGTCATTGAGGCGCTTTCATGTTACTCAAACATGGCAGGAGTGAAAGAATGTGTCGGACATGAGCGGGTTAAGTGCTACACCGACAAAGGCATATCAATATGGAGCGGCAACGATGATGAATGTCATGACTCAAGGTGGAAGTATGGCGCTACTGGAGTCATTTCTGTGGCGAGCAACCTTGTTCCCGGTCTCATGCATAGCCTCATGTTTGAAGGGGAGAATGCGGCGCTAAATGAGAAGCTACTGCCTCTGATGAAATGGCTGTTCTGCGAGCCTAACCCGATCGGTCTCAACACCGCCCTGGCTCAGCTCGGCGTGGTGAGACCTGTTTTCAGGTTGCCGTACACTCCCCTTCCTCTTGAGAAGAGGGTGGAGTTTGTCCGGATTGTCGAAGCCATTGGACGTGAGAACTTTGTGGGACAGAAGGAGTCCCGGGTTCTGGATGACGATGATTTCGTGTTGATCAGCAGGTATTGA
- the LOC119366064 gene encoding 4-hydroxy-tetrahydrodipicolinate synthase 1, chloroplastic isoform X1: MPYLQPPRPHPHPHPTSRLSRASPPSPFPFFPAGTSRSGRLQPVPVSGHSASRVSKGKFAVAAVTLDDYLPMRSTEVKNRTSTDGIKSLRLITAVKTPYLPDGRFDLEAYDSLINTQINGGAEGVIVGGTTGEGHLMSWDEHIMLIGHTVNCFGANIKVIGNTGSNSTREAVHATEQGFAVGMHAALHVNPYYGKTSTEGLISHFKEVLPMGPTIIYNVPSRTSQDIPPPVIEALSCYSNMAGVKECVGHERVKCYTDKGISIWSGNDDECHDSRWKYGATGVISVASNLVPGLMHSLMFEGENAALNEKLLPLMKWLFCEPNPIGLNTALAQLGVVRPVFRLPYTPLPLEKRVEFVRIVEAIGRENFVGQKESRVLDDDDFVLISRY, translated from the exons ATGCCGtacctccagcccccgcgcccccacccccacccccacccgaccTCCCGCCTCTCGCgcgcgtcgccgccgtcgccgttccCGTTCTTCCCCGCCGGGACATCGCGCTCCGGTCGTCTCCAACCCGTCCCAGTCTCCGGCCACTCGGCCTCGAG GGTTAGTAAAGGAAAGTTTGCAGTTGCAGCCGTCACTCTAGATGATTATCTTCCGATGCGAAGTACTGAAGTGAAAAACCG GACATCAACAGATGGAATCAAAAGCCTCAGACTAATCACAGCGGTCAAAACCCCCTATTTGCCAGATGGAAGATTTGATCTTGAAGCATACGATTCTCTGATAAACACGCAAATAAATGGCGGTGCGGAAGGTGTAATAGTTGGAGGAACAACAGGAGAAGGTCACCTCATGAGCTGGGATGAGCACATCATGCTCATCGGGCATACTGTTAACTGCTTTGGAGCCAACATTAAAGTGATAGGCAACACGGGAAGTAACTCAACCAGAGAAGCTGTTCACGCGACAGAGCAGGGATTTGCTGTTGGCATGCATGCAGCTCTTCATGTCAATCCTTACTACGGGAAGACCTCAACTGAAGGCCTGATCTCTCATTTTAAGGAAGTCCTCCCGATGGGCCCAACAATCATTTACAACGTGCCATCCAGGACAAGTCAGGACATACCTCCACCAGTCATTGAGGCGCTTTCATGTTACTCAAACATGGCAGGAGTGAAAGAATGTGTCGGACATGAGCGGGTTAAGTGCTACACCGACAAAGGCATATCAATATGGAGCGGCAACGATGATGAATGTCATGACTCAAGGTGGAAGTATGGCGCTACTGGAGTCATTTCTGTGGCGAGCAACCTTGTTCCCGGTCTCATGCATAGCCTCATGTTTGAAGGGGAGAATGCGGCGCTAAATGAGAAGCTACTGCCTCTGATGAAATGGCTGTTCTGCGAGCCTAACCCGATCGGTCTCAACACCGCCCTGGCTCAGCTCGGCGTGGTGAGACCTGTTTTCAGGTTGCCGTACACTCCCCTTCCTCTTGAGAAGAGGGTGGAGTTTGTCCGGATTGTCGAAGCCATTGGACGTGAGAACTTTGTGGGACAGAAGGAGTCCCGGGTTCTGGATGACGATGATTTCGTGTTGATCAGCAGGTATTGA